GAATTACGCGATCGCCACCTAGCAGCCGCACTATTACACAGCGAATTACCAACATATCAACGCAAACAAATCTTACAGCAACTCGAACAACAGCAGCTAAAGTTACTATACCTTTCACCCGAAACACTTTTTAGCGCACCTGTATGGAAAAGGTTGTGTCAACCGCAACTGCAAATTAACAGCCTGATTCTTGATGAAGCGCATTGTTTAGTACAGTGGGGAGATACGTTTCGCCCTGCATACCGCCGTTTAGGGACAGTACGCCCCGCACTGCTACAATCAAAACCTAAAGGAACAAAAATTGCGATTGCCGCTTTTACCGCCACCGCCGATCCAACGGCACAAGCCACGATTCAACAAGTTTTACAACTCCAACAGCCCCAAGTTTTTCGCCAAAATCCCTATCGTCCAAATCTTCATCTCAAAGTACAAATGGTATGGACACCACGCGGACGCAAACAACAATTATTAAAATTTATTCAAACCAAACCCCAACAAGCTGGATTAGTCTATGTCCGCACGCGCAGAGATAGTGAAAGCCTTGCCGCATGGTTAAACCAACAAGTTTATCTTACTGCTGCTTATCATGCTGGATTAAGCCCAGAAGAACGCCGAGAAATTGAGACTGACTGGTTAAAAGGTAAAATCCCCTTTGTGATCTGCACCTCAGCCTTTGGTATGGGAATTAATAAGCCCGATGTCCGCTGGGTTATTCACTTTCATGCACCGTTGCTACTTTCAGAATATGTCCAAGAAATTGGACGCGCAGGGCGTGATGGTAAACCAAGCATCGCGCTAACCCTTGTAAGTGAACCTACAGGATGGCTAAATCCTGAAGATAAACAACGTCAAGAATTTTTTACACAAAAACTGCGATCGCAATACACCAAAGCCCAGCAGTTAGCTAAAAAATTACCTAAACAAGGCAAAGTTCCACGAGATGCTGAAAGTGTGATCGCCCTTGCGCTACTTCATAGTCATGGTCAAATTGAATGGCAAGATCCATTTCACTACATTATTCATCAAACAAGCTTAAGGTCTCCTAGACAAATTTACCTTGGTCATCAAATCAATGAATATCTCAATACTCATTCGTGTCGCTGGCAATTTCTTTTAGGTGCATTTGGTTTTAACACAGAATTTAAATGTGGGCACTGCGATCGCTGTTTAAAATAGATCTACTAAATTGGTACGCGTTTTTCTACAGAATGATCTCTTGCATTTTCACTCAACTTCTGATTGTTTTCTAATGAAATTGTATTAAAAATCTTCGCCATCCAAGCACGAGTTAATAGTAACAAAGCTAAAATTAATAAAAAAGCACAAACTGCTAAAATTTGTTGCCAAGGAATTTCTAAAACCTCTCGAATTATAACTTCTCGCAAGACAGATACAATTGAAACTTCTACTGCTACACCTACTGAAATCCGTTGTTCTTGCAAATAAATAATAAGCAAGCGAAATAGCTCGACTAATATCAAAATGAATAAAATATCTGAAGTTATATCTTGAAATCTCAATGGTTGTAATAGTGAAATAAATATATCACCTAGCCGAATCAGCATAGTGCAAAACAATCCGATGCACAACAAAACCACAATTAGGTTTTGTACAAGTTCTAGGCTATGAACTATACGTTCTCGATCAAACCAATTATAAAAAGATCTCGTGTTTTTTTCTGAAGTTTTCAGCATGAAGTTACCTCCTTGCTGCTTGTTTTTTTGATTTAATTAAAATCTACACAACAAGTAATATGTAGGAAAGACTAGCTGAGTATCTTACTAAGCTAATAAAATAGCTATCAGTTAATCCTATTTTAGAATTGTTGCAAAAACCGCAAGTCGCTGTTGTAGAAACGCCGAATATCATCTATTTCGTGCAGTACCATCGCTAATCTTTCCACACCCATACCTGCCGCGAAGCCGGTATAAACTTCAGGGTCGTATCCTACCGCTTTCAGCACATTCGGGTCAACCATACCGCAGCCCATTACCTCTAACCAGCGACCTTTCCATTGCACGTCTACTTCGGCTGAAGGTTCGGTGAAAGGGAAATAACTTGCACGGAAGCGAATTGGTGAATCGCCGAATAATTCTTGTAAAAATATTTTAACCGTTCCTTTGAGGTCAGTGAAAGTCAAGCCTTCATCGACTGCCAAAATTTCGATTTGGTGAAACACTGCGGCATGAGTAGCATCTACAGTATCGCGACGATAGCAACGTCCTGGAATTGCGACGCGTACTGGCGGATCGTTGTCTTCCATGTAGTGAATTTGCACGTTGGAAGTATGCGTCCGCAATAAATTTCCATCAGGAAGAAATAAAGTATCCTGCATATCACGTGCAGGGTGATCCGCTTGGAAATTGAGTGCTTCAAAGTTATAGTAGTCAGTTTCCATCTCTGGTCCTTGAGCCACAGTGTAGCCTAGACCAACAAAGATATCCAGCACGCGATCTATTGTACTATGAAGCGGGTGAACGCGACCAAGCGGGCGATAAACACCAGGCATTGTCACATCAATTGTTTCTGCTTCTAATTGTGCTTGAATCGCCACCGCTTGTAACTTGTGACGCTGCTTTTCGATTTCTGCTTGTAGGGCTTCTTTAACAGTATTAGCGATCGCCCCGATTTGCGGACGTTCTTCAGCACTCAATTGCCCCATGCTGCGCAGCAATCCTGATAACTGACCCTTCTTACCGAGGTAAACTACTCGAAGTTCCTCTAAACGATCCAAGGAATCAGCAGTAGCGATCGCGCTTATGCCTTCTTGTCGTAAAGTTTCCAGTTGAGCCTTTAAAGTGCTAGGCTGATTGCTCATGCTTGTCGTATTCAACAGTAATTCTCTGAAAGCCAGCTGTTCAAATCAATATAAGTGTATCGTATCAGTTTAAAAGAGAGTAGGGGCAAGGAGCGAGGGGGCGAGAGAAGAATGAGTTGTTAGTTGGTACTGACTACTAACTACTGACAATTAACCAATTATTGAGGATATCCTGATTCCTAACCTCCGACCTCTGACCTCTATGAAACTACTTATTTGCAACGACGATGGTATTTACGCGCTAGGAATTCGGACTCTAGCCGATACTTTAGCAGCAGCCGGACACGAAGTCGCGGTTGTTTGTCCAGATCGCGAGCGATCGGCAACTGGACATGGATTAACATTACATCAACCGATTCGTGCAGAACTCGTCGAGTCGGTATTTCACCCTAGCATCAAAGCTTGGGCTTGTTCGGGAACGCCTGCTGACTGCGTTAAACTTGCATTGTGGGCATTGCTCGATAGTCCACCAGATTTCGTGCTTTCTGGTATCAATCAGGGAGCAAATTTAGGAACTGATATTCTTTATTCTGGTACTGTCTCGGCGGCTATGGAGGGGATCATTGAGGGTATTCCTAGTGTGGCATTATCACTCACAAGTTTTACTTCTAAAGAGTTTCAACCTGCTGCGACATTTGCAATTCACTTACTCGAACAATTGAAAAGCCACCCTTTACCTGAGGTTATGTTACTCAACGTTAATATTCCGGCAGTCGAGTTAGCAGAAATTGCAGGAGTAAAAATCACGCGTCAGGGAATTCGTCGCTACGTTGATGTTTTTGAAAAGCGTGTCGATCCTCGCGGTAAAACTTATTACTGGTTAGCCGGAGAGTTGCTTGAAGATCTCGCGCCTGCTGAACAGGGTTTAAATTTACCTCAAGATATTCCAACGGATGTTGAAGTAATTCGCCATAACTTCATCACCATCACTCCTTTACATTACAACTTGACGTATCTCGACGCGTTACATCCCTTATCCGAATGGAAATTTGACTAAAAGCAAGACTGGGGGTCAACAATTGAAGAACCAAATTAGCAAAAAACTTCCCTAACCTCCGTACTCTGACCTCCGACCCCTCATCAATCTGCTACCATTGACCTATTTATGTCAAAATGTAAAGCGTGTGGGTTACTTCATCTCTAACTAATGCTTTGACACCAACCGCGATCGCCCTAGGAAACTTTGATGGCATTCACTTAGGGCATCAAGAGGTTATTCGTCCAATTTTGCATCGTAGCAAAAATCAGGAAGAGGTTAGAAGCTTCCTGTCTTACCCCTTATCAGTTCCTGCGGACACGCAAACGCCAATATCTAGCGCGGATCGCCCTGAACATATTTATAGTACTGTCGTTACTTTTAATCCGCATCCGCAAGAGTTCTTTACAGGGAAAAAGCGATCGCTTCTGACACCTTTAGATGAAAAAGTTCAGCAACTTCAAGCTTTAGGTGTAGACCAACTCATACGAATTCCATTTACATGGAATTTAGCTTCTTTAAGTCCGCAAGACTTTGTGGAAAAAATTCTCATTCAACAGTTGTGCTGTCAACAAATCAGTGTGGGTGAAAACTTTTGTTTCGGGAAGCAGCGCACAGGTACAGCAAAAGATTTAAAAGCGATCGCAGCAAGTTTTGATATTCCGGTAACGATTGTTCCCATTTATGCGCGAGGAGGCGATCGCATTAGTAGTTCAGCGATTCGTCAAGCCCTGGAAAACGGCGATTTACAACGCGCCCAAGAGTTATTAGGACGTCCCTACACCCTCACAGGAACCGTTGTAAAAGGACAGCAGTTGGGTAGAACAATTGGTTTTCCGACTGCTAATGTCGCTGTACCAGCCGAAAAATTTCTACCAGCTAATGGCGTCTACGCTGTTCGGGTTTTTGTTCAAGGCGTGGATAATCACCTAGGCGTGATGAATATTGGTGTTCGTCCCACAGTTAGCGGTACACATCCATCTGTAGAGGTATATTTATTTGACTGGTCGGGAGATTTATACGGTGAAACGTTAACTGTACAGCTAGAAAAATTCCTACGCCCCGAAAAGAAATTCGCTTCATTAGATGAATTAAAAGCACAAATTCAACTTGACTGCACTGCTGCAAAAGAGGAATTACAAGGGAACACTAAGTGATGAACTTGCCAAGTGTTCTCAATCTGTAACACTTCATGGCTTATTTAAAAAAAAACGACAGTAGTGCATGAAAAAAATTGAGATTCTGACGCAAAACCTGAGTCGTACGATTGTTGGTAAAGCTGAACCCATCCGCTTAGTGTTAGTTTCCCTACTTGCTGGAGGTCATGTACTGCTAGAAGATGTTCCTGGCGTAGGCAAAACGTTACTCGCAAAATCATTAGCGCGTTCGGTTGCGGGTAAATTTCAACGCTTACAATGTACTCCCGACTTGCTACCAACAGATATTACCGGAACGAACATTTGGAATCCCAAAACAGGCGAGTTTGAATATCTTCCAGGTCCCGTATTTACAAATGTACTGCTAGCAGACGAAATCAATCGCGCGACACCCCGTACGCAATCGGCGCTATTAGAAGTCATGGAAGAGGAACAAGTCACCGTTGATGGCGTTTCGCGACCTGTTCCGAGTCCTTTTTTTGTGATTGCGACACAAAACCCGATTGAATATCAAGGAACTTTTCCCTTACCCGAAGCGCAAATGGATCGCTTTATGTTGTCGTTGAGTTTGGGTTATCCAAGCGAAACCGAAGAATTAGCGATGCTGCAACGATTACAAGAAGGCATTACCGTAGCTGATTTACAACCTTGTATCACACTTGCAGAAGTTGCCGAATTACGCCGCAGTTGTGCAGCTGTTAAGGTAGACAAAACGTTACAACGCTACATTCTCGATCTTGTTCGCGCGACACGCGATTCGGAAGAAGTTATGCTGGGTGTGAGTCCGCGCGGTACGGTAGCATTACACAAAGCAACGCAAGCACTCGCGTTTTTGTGCGATCGCACTTATGCAATTCCCGATGATGTCAAGTATCTAGCACCTCATGTTTTGTGTCATCGTCTGATTCCGGTTGGCGGACACAAAGCTAAATCTGTTGTAGAAAGGCTATTGCGATCGGTTCCCATTCCCTAAACTTGCGTGATGTCTGAATTTGATTTTGCTGCTTTATTTAGCGAAGACTATTTGTACTTCTATGAACCGCATTTAACACCAGAACGCAACGAGCGTGAAGTCAATTTAATCTGGCATTTGTTGCAACTGCAAGCCAAAAAACGGTACTTGATTTAGCTTGTGGACACGGAAGGATTGCGAATTTACTTGCACAGCATTGTTTTTAGAAAAAGCGCGTCAAGATGCTCAAGCAGCTAAAGTTGAATATGTTCAAGGCGATATGCGATCGCTTCCTTGGACAGAACACTTTGATTGCATTATTGACTGGTTCGCCGCCTTTGGCTACTTTGACAATCAAGACAATCGTCAAGTGCTGGCTGAGGCTTACCGCGCACTCAAACCAGATGGTAAGTTGTTAATAGAATTGCAAAGCTTGTACCGAATCTTAAAAGAATTTCGCGCTTGTTCTGTTACAGAGTGCAACAATAACTGTTGATCGCACTCGATTTGATTTATTTACTAATCGAACATACACTGAGCGTACTGTAATTCGTGATGGACAAGTGCGCCGAATGAGTTACTTTGTACGTCACTTTACTTTTACTGAATTACGCGATTGGTTATGACAAATAGGTTTTCAAGAAGTACAAGGCTATGGAAATGACAGTGCGCCACTGACACTCGATAGCCGTCGCATGATTGTACTAGCAATTAAGTAAGCTCCTCAAAAGTTATAAAGATATTACACTTTTTGAGGTTAGGTAATAGGTAATCAAATGCAGTAAGCCTTTAGCCATTACTTAATCTCAAAGTGTTTTAACCCTAATTCTGACTACATACGTGTTGAGGAAGTGAGCGAAAGATATGATGCAACCACACGCTAAAACTCGGAGGCGATCGCAATTCATTTTTTTACTAATCATTTTACTGTGGAGTATAACGATGGGTTGGGGACTAGCACTCGCGACCAACGCCCAACCTTCTTCTGAACAAGAGGCAACAGAAATTGGCACTGTTGATATTGTGCCGTCACGCTATCAATTAGGACAAGAACTTTATCTAGAAAATTGCGCGACTTGCCATATTGCCTTACCACCCGCAGTAATGCCAACACAAACCTGGCAAAAGCTATTGCAAGATCCGCAGCACTACGGCGTGACGCTTCCTCAACTAGTCGATCCATCGCGCTTGCTGATCTGGAACTATCTGCGCAATTTTTCGCGCCCTTTACTCAAAGAAGAAACGACACCCTATCGCCTTGGCGAATCGCGTTACTTTAAAGCGTTACATCCTAATGTGAAACTACCCCGCCCTGTTGATGTAGGTAGTTGCGTAAGTTGCCATCCTGGTGCAACAGAATATAATTTTCGCCGTCTATCACCTGAGTGGGAAGCAACGCAGTAAGCCGTCGTGTAAATATTTGCCCCCAAAATCTAAAATAGCTACGAGGAGTGTCAGAACGTGAAACGAATTAAAGAAATTTTAGCAGCTTCCGCTTTAGTAGTATTAGCTGCACCCCCTCCCGTCAACGCGCAACTTATACCCCAACCGTGGGTTTCTGTCGGAGGTAGGGAAGGCGATGTTACCTTTTCTGTAGGAGCAAGAGCCTTTGATTTGGGTGTGGAATTAGGAAGAGGACCAGATGGCGCTTCTGGCGTGGATGTCCTTAAATTTTTGAGTTTGCCGGTGATATCTCCTTACGTTGGAATTGGGCTATATTCTGAAGATCAGGGTATCGCATTATCGGGTGGTTTACAGGTGAATACAGCAAGTAACCTTGTTGTTGGTGTAGGCTATAACTCAGTGCGAGGAGTGAATGGTCAAGTAGGAATCCGATTCTAGTTGCAGGGCGATCCACACTCTTGATCGCCGCCCTTGCTTTAAGCAAGGTGATACGATGGATATAGTCTAAACTTGGAGCGTCTAGCCAAGAGCGACTGCAATTATGTTTGAGTTTCTAGGAATGCTTCACTTGTAGACGTGTATTCAATTTTGATAGAAGGTGTGCGATTGCGCTCATTCAATCAGAAATCAAGTGATTGCAGCAAACTAAACTCAATATTTAAGCTCAAAAATAAGAATAATTTTTAAAGTTTCCCGAACCCTACCATGCTGAAAAACTTGCTGGGCGATCCTAACGCTCGTAAGCTCAAAAAATTCCAGCCTTACGTTACAGACGTCAATCTTCTTGAGGAAGAAATTCAAGCGCTTTCCGATCAGCAACTTAGTAGCAAAACAGCGGAGTTTAAGCAGCGGTTGGATAAAGGCGAAACCTTGGACGATCTACTTCCAGAAGCATTCGCGGTTGTGCGAGAAGCTGGAAGACGCGTATTAGGAATGCGCCACTTTGATGTTCAACTTCTCGGTGGGGCGATCCTGCATCATGGACAAATCGCCGAAATGAAAACCGGTGAAGGTAAAACGCTGGTATCAACTCTTCCTGCTTATCTCAACGCGCTTTCTGGTAAGGGAGTACATATCGTTACGGTCAATGACTACCTAGCACGCCGCGACGCGGAATGGATGGGGCAAATCCATCGCTTTTTAGGGCTGAGTGTCGGACTAATTCAGCAAGGCATGGGACCATCAGAGCGTAAGAAAAACTATGATTGTGACATCACGTATGTTACGAATAGCGAGGTGGGCTTTGACTACTTACGTGATAACATGGCTTCCTCGATTCAGGAAGTTGTACAGCGTCCCTTCAATTACTGCGTGATCGACGAAGTTGATTCGATTTTGATTGACGAAGCGCGAACACCACTGATTATCTCAGGACAAGTCGAACGACCTACAGAAAAATATTTACAAGCTGCACAAATTGCCGCCGCGTTAAAGAAAGAAGAACATTACGAAGTTGACGAGAAAGCGCATAACGTCATTTTAACGGATGAAGGTTTCGCGGCAGCAGAAGAAATGCTGCAAGTTAAGGATTTGTATGATCCTAACGATCCTTGGGCGCACTACATCTTTAACGCACTCAAAGCAAAAGAACTTTTCACCAAAGACGTTAAATATATCGTCCGTAATGATGAAGTCATAATTGTGGATGAGTTCACAGGACGCGTTCTTCCAGGAAGGCGGTGGAGTGACGGTCTACACCAAGCAATCGAAGCAAAAGAAAGAGTTGAAATTCAGCCAGAAACGCAAACTCTAGCAACGATTACGTATCAAAACTTGTTTTTGCTGTACCCTAAACTCGCAGGAATGACCGGAACAGCTAAAACCGAAGAAGCAGAGTTTGAGCGAATTTACAAGCTAGAAGTCACAATTGTTCCTACAAACCGTCCTACCAAACGTCAAGACTTGTCTGATATGGTGTATAAGACGGAGGAAGGAAAATGGCGGGCGATCGCCGAAGAATGTGCGGAAATGCACGAACTTGGTCGCCCTGTCTTAGTGGGAACCACGAGTGTCGAAAAATCTGAATATCTTAGTGCTTTACTCAGTCAACGTAACGTACCGCACAACCTCCTTAATGCCCGTCCTGAGAACGTTGAACGCGAGTCAGAAATTATCGCCCAAGCCGGACGTAAAGGCGCGGTGACAATCGCCACAAACATGGCAGGTCGCGGAACCGATATTATTCTTGGTGGTAATGCGGATTATATGGCGCGACTCAAACTGCGCGAATACTTTATGCCCCGCATTGTCCAACCGGAAGATGAAGACGTTTTTGCGATAGAAAAAGCATCAGGATTACCCGCATCGAGTAGCAGTAGCGGTCAAGGTTTTGTTCCTGGCAAAAAAGTAAAAACGTGGAAAGCTTCACCGCAAATTTTCCCCACGCAGCTATCGCGCGAGTTAGAACAACAACTTAAAGCAGCCGTAGAATTTGCTGTACGCGAATACGGCGAACGGAGTTTACCCGAACTTGAAGCGGAAGATAAGGTTGCAGTTGCCGCAGAAAAAGCACCGACAAACGATCCTGTGATTCAAAAGCTGCGGGATGTTTATAACGCCTTGCTACGCGAATACGAAAAATTTACTTCGCGCGAACACGATGAAGTTGTCCAACTAGGTGGTTTGCATGTCATTGGCACTGAACGCCATGAATCACGGCGCATTGATAACCAATTACGCGGACGTGCCGGAAGACAAGGCGACCCTGGCTCAACGCGCTTTTTCTTGAGTTTGCAAGACAACTTGTTGCGGATTTTTGGCGGCGATCGCGTTGCGGGATTGATGACGGCGTTCCAAGTCGAAGAAGATATGCCGATTGAGTCTAAGATGCTGACTCGCAGTTTAGAAGGCGCACAAAAGAAAGTCGAAACCTACTATTACGACATCCGTAAGCAGGTGTTTGAGTACGACGAGGTAATGAATAACCAGCGTCGGGCAATTTATGCCGAACGTCGCCGCGTCCTCGAAGGTCTAGACTTAAAAGAATTGGTGATTAAGTACGCCGAAAAAACGATGGATGAAATCGTGGATTACTACATTAATCCCGATTTGCCATCAGAAGAGTGGGATTTACCAAATTTGGTAAGCAAGGTTAAAGAATTTGTTTATCTCTTAGCAGATTTAGAACCGAATCAGATGGAAGATCTTTCGGTGGGCGAAATTAAAACCTTTCTCCACGAGCAAGTGCGGATCGCGTACGATGTCAAAGAAGCGCAAGTCGATCAGATCCAGCCAGGATTGATGCGCCAAGCTGAGCGATTCTTTATCTTGCAGCAAATTGATACGCTATGGCGCGAACACTTACAACAAATGGATGCATTGCGCGAATCGGTAGGATTGCGCGGCTACGGACAAAAAGATCCATTGATTGAGTACAAGAGCGAAGGATACGAGTTGTTCTTGGATATGATGACTAATATTCGTCGTAATGTGGTATACTCTCTATTCCAATTTCAGCCGCAAGTTCAACCAGCAGTGCAAGCACCATCAGGAATGGTTTAAAGTAATGCCTGTAATTATGTAGCTTCAGTTAGACCGCTTCGGCGGTCTTCTTTTGTCTATGTGTGGCTTTAGTGATTAATCCCATTTCGCAAAATGACAACTACAAATAGTTCTTTCTCTGTTCTCCTGTAGCAACTTTAAAGTGAAACGATAAAGGTATGCTAAGCAATGAAGATCAAAGTCATCAATCCTAACACCACTGCGAGCATAACGCAAAAGATTGCAGAGGCGGCGATCGCAGTGGCAAATTCTGGAACTGAAATTATTGCGTGTAATCCAGATAAGGGTCCGGTTTCGATTGAAGGACACTATGATGAAGCGCTGAGTGTTGTTGGCATTCTTGAAGAAATTAAAAAAGGAGAAGCCGCAGGTGTTGATGGTTATGTAATTGCTTGCTTTGGCGATCCTGGATTACTCGCTGCGCGGGAATTAGCAAAGGGTCCTGTTTTAGGAATTGCAGAAGCCGCGATGCATGCTGCGAGTTTGATCGCGACTGGGTTTTCGATTGTGACGACGTTGAGTCGTACGCGGGTGATTGCCCAACATTTGGTTGCTAACTACGGTATGACGCATTTTTGTCGCAAAATTCGCGCGATTGATTTACCTGTACTTGAACTTGAGGATGAAAACTCTAACGCACGAAAAACGATTTTAGCCGAATGTCGTCAAGCTTTGATAGAAGATGGGGCTGGTGCGATCGTTTTGGGATGTGGCGGGATGGCTGATTTATCAGCGCAACTAAGTCAAGAATTAGGAGTTCCGGTTATTGATGGCGTGAGTGTCGCGGTTAAGTTTGTTGAAGCTTTGGTAAGCCTGGGCTTGAATACGAGTAAGAAGGGCGATTTAGCTTATCCGATCGCAAAGCCGTATACTGGAATGCTTTATGCTTTTGCTTTTGAGAACCGAGAATGAATTGTGGATGCCTTATGGCAGAAGTTGTAGCTATGCACACTTTTAGATAAAATTTTGGAATTCAGTCTACAGAAGTAGACTTTGTTTGTTTAGCTGCGAATTTATTCCGCTCAGCATTTATACAGGCGGTTTATGTAAATAATGACATTACCGCAAATCAAAACACATTTCATTGCTTGGGGTAAAGCCTAAGCTAGAATACACATGTTGACCAAGAGGAGAAGCATGAAGAAGTGCTCTTGTACAACCAAGCGATTTGAGGTAGTTGAGTGATTCTAGCGTGAGTTTTTTGGCAATACCTTGACGGCGATAAGCTGGCTCAACGTAGACACCCCAAATGTAGCCACTTTTACGATACTGCTCGGTCAAAACATTAGGGTAAAGTCCAGTAAATAGCTGACACCCCATAGAACCAACAACCTTAGAATCAACTTCGGCGACAAAAGCTTGGTAAGATAAATCTTGACGTACGCGTTCGATAAACTCTAGCGTGATGTTTCGCTAGTCAGACTTAACTGCATCAACAGAAATGCTCCGCAATGATTGAATCCTCGTGCAAAGTTGCTACGCGAATTGTGTAGGCAAGTGATCGCATTGCTACCCTAACTCGCAGCCTTATAAGCCGCCCAGCCACCGTGATGCGAAATATCAGGCCAATTATGTTTTTGTACTAACTCTTGCGGATAAAGAAACGCAGTCAGAACTTCGCCATCTTCTAAAACAATATCACTCGGATACATATTCGGTGGTTCATTGGCGGATAAGTAGTCAAACTCGGCTTGAGTTAATTCGTATACTTCGCCAGGAATCGAAATTCCGCCTTGTTCTACTTCGTAAATTGCAGGATGCCAACCATCACCTGCTGCATGAAGTCGATAGCAAGGTTGGGTTTTTGCTTCTTTGATAAACTTCGCCGATTGTAGGTTTTGATGATCGGGTTGTCCGCGCAATGCTGAACCACAGATAAATATCCGCTTTGTACTTGTGTTTGAGTTGGAATTAGTTTCGGTCATGTTTGTTCTCAATAATCGCCAAATGCAAGTTGAACTAGTTTAAAAAATGAATGCAATGTATGGATCGTCAAATTTGTAACAAATTCAATATTTAAGTTATCCAAAATCTAAAATATATTAACCTTCTTGAACAATACTGCTGGTTTGTTGCAAATTCTGCATTTCACGTGCGACTCGCTCTTTACTCGCCACAAGATGCGCTTTAATCGCTTGAGTTGCCGCATCGGGATTTCGCGCTTGTACGGCCTCATAAATCTGGCGATGCTCCGTCCGAATTTCTAGCACATCGCGATTATTTTGAATCGTATGAATTCTCAAAAGCATCATTTTATCAAAAACTTGATCGAGAAGTGATCGCAGCCATAAATTTCCTGAACTCTCAGCGAGTAGCCGATGAAAACGGTAATCTAAATCAAGCAGTTGAAAGTTAGTGAGTTGAGATGGTTTACTATTGATGAGCTTCTCGGCTTGCATCACCATCAAGTTTAAGTTTTGAATTTGGGACTCGGTGGCGTGTTCGCACGCTTCGACTACGGATAATTGCTCTAGTGCGAGTCGGCAATCGTATAACTGTATCGCATCGGTCATGGAAATTGTCGCGACACGTAAAATATTATTCGGTTCAGCGATGACTAATTCCTCGCGTTGCAGCTGCCGGACTGCTTCTCGAATGGGAGTTCTGCTCACCTGTAGCTTTTTGGCAAGATGAGTTTCGATTAACCGCTGCCCTGGCATTAGTTCACCTGAGAGGATAGCTGTGCGCAATGCTTGATAAGTTTGCTCCTGTAGCGATTGACTTCGCTGGAGCGATCGCGGTGA
This Chroogloeocystis siderophila 5.2 s.c.1 DNA region includes the following protein-coding sequences:
- a CDS encoding RecQ family ATP-dependent DNA helicase yields the protein MNELNAIPTNTLRDTLKRIWGYPEFRQPQEEIIRSLLSQQDTLIIMPTGGGKSICFQLPALLQPGLTLVVSPLVALMENQVKELRDRHLAAALLHSELPTYQRKQILQQLEQQQLKLLYLSPETLFSAPVWKRLCQPQLQINSLILDEAHCLVQWGDTFRPAYRRLGTVRPALLQSKPKGTKIAIAAFTATADPTAQATIQQVLQLQQPQVFRQNPYRPNLHLKVQMVWTPRGRKQQLLKFIQTKPQQAGLVYVRTRRDSESLAAWLNQQVYLTAAYHAGLSPEERREIETDWLKGKIPFVICTSAFGMGINKPDVRWVIHFHAPLLLSEYVQEIGRAGRDGKPSIALTLVSEPTGWLNPEDKQRQEFFTQKLRSQYTKAQQLAKKLPKQGKVPRDAESVIALALLHSHGQIEWQDPFHYIIHQTSLRSPRQIYLGHQINEYLNTHSCRWQFLLGAFGFNTEFKCGHCDRCLK
- a CDS encoding phosphate-starvation-inducible PsiE family protein codes for the protein MLKTSEKNTRSFYNWFDRERIVHSLELVQNLIVVLLCIGLFCTMLIRLGDIFISLLQPLRFQDITSDILFILILVELFRLLIIYLQEQRISVGVAVEVSIVSVLREVIIREVLEIPWQQILAVCAFLLILALLLLTRAWMAKIFNTISLENNQKLSENARDHSVEKRVPI
- the pheS gene encoding phenylalanine--tRNA ligase subunit alpha; translated protein: MSNQPSTLKAQLETLRQEGISAIATADSLDRLEELRVVYLGKKGQLSGLLRSMGQLSAEERPQIGAIANTVKEALQAEIEKQRHKLQAVAIQAQLEAETIDVTMPGVYRPLGRVHPLHSTIDRVLDIFVGLGYTVAQGPEMETDYYNFEALNFQADHPARDMQDTLFLPDGNLLRTHTSNVQIHYMEDNDPPVRVAIPGRCYRRDTVDATHAAVFHQIEILAVDEGLTFTDLKGTVKIFLQELFGDSPIRFRASYFPFTEPSAEVDVQWKGRWLEVMGCGMVDPNVLKAVGYDPEVYTGFAAGMGVERLAMVLHEIDDIRRFYNSDLRFLQQF
- the surE gene encoding 5'/3'-nucleotidase SurE yields the protein MKLLICNDDGIYALGIRTLADTLAAAGHEVAVVCPDRERSATGHGLTLHQPIRAELVESVFHPSIKAWACSGTPADCVKLALWALLDSPPDFVLSGINQGANLGTDILYSGTVSAAMEGIIEGIPSVALSLTSFTSKEFQPAATFAIHLLEQLKSHPLPEVMLLNVNIPAVELAEIAGVKITRQGIRRYVDVFEKRVDPRGKTYYWLAGELLEDLAPAEQGLNLPQDIPTDVEVIRHNFITITPLHYNLTYLDALHPLSEWKFD
- a CDS encoding bifunctional riboflavin kinase/FAD synthetase; this translates as MWVTSSLTNALTPTAIALGNFDGIHLGHQEVIRPILHRSKNQEEVRSFLSYPLSVPADTQTPISSADRPEHIYSTVVTFNPHPQEFFTGKKRSLLTPLDEKVQQLQALGVDQLIRIPFTWNLASLSPQDFVEKILIQQLCCQQISVGENFCFGKQRTGTAKDLKAIAASFDIPVTIVPIYARGGDRISSSAIRQALENGDLQRAQELLGRPYTLTGTVVKGQQLGRTIGFPTANVAVPAEKFLPANGVYAVRVFVQGVDNHLGVMNIGVRPTVSGTHPSVEVYLFDWSGDLYGETLTVQLEKFLRPEKKFASLDELKAQIQLDCTAAKEELQGNTK
- a CDS encoding AAA family ATPase, which gives rise to MKKIEILTQNLSRTIVGKAEPIRLVLVSLLAGGHVLLEDVPGVGKTLLAKSLARSVAGKFQRLQCTPDLLPTDITGTNIWNPKTGEFEYLPGPVFTNVLLADEINRATPRTQSALLEVMEEEQVTVDGVSRPVPSPFFVIATQNPIEYQGTFPLPEAQMDRFMLSLSLGYPSETEELAMLQRLQEGITVADLQPCITLAEVAELRRSCAAVKVDKTLQRYILDLVRATRDSEEVMLGVSPRGTVALHKATQALAFLCDRTYAIPDDVKYLAPHVLCHRLIPVGGHKAKSVVERLLRSVPIP
- a CDS encoding class I SAM-dependent methyltransferase produces the protein MFLEKARQDAQAAKVEYVQGDMRSLPWTEHFDCIIDWFAAFGYFDNQDNRQVLAEAYRALKPDGKLLIELQSLYRILKEFRACSVTECNNNC